The following proteins come from a genomic window of Alicyclobacillus dauci:
- a CDS encoding anti-sigma-F factor Fin, translating into MRFEYVCRYCKQPVGAVEEASWTYDDGAERLGLHHLDTDHQREVIRAGETGSVQVQTVCEACEQAVNMNPELLVEGNIIQ; encoded by the coding sequence ATGCGGTTTGAGTATGTATGTCGATATTGCAAGCAACCAGTAGGAGCTGTCGAAGAAGCTTCTTGGACATATGACGACGGCGCCGAGCGCCTTGGGTTACATCACTTGGACACAGACCATCAACGTGAAGTCATCCGGGCTGGCGAGACAGGTTCCGTGCAAGTTCAAACGGTCTGTGAAGCCTGCGAACAAGCCGTAAACATGAATCCGGAGTTACTCGTTGAAGGGAACATCATACAGTAG
- the glmU gene encoding bifunctional UDP-N-acetylglucosamine diphosphorylase/glucosamine-1-phosphate N-acetyltransferase GlmU, which produces MGKSAIVLAAGHGTRMKSRTHKVLHRVCGKPMIVHILDTLDKVGLDQIIVVVGQQREAVMETIAGRADVAIQAEQLGTGDAVRAALPHLREDTDSVVVLYGDAPLIQPETLQRLFDTQRSNGAAVAALTAEVDNPTGLGRVFLDDNGQIVRVVEEKDATEAERANRLINTGVYAYEADALRASAARLTADNAQQEFYLTDTLAILKGDNRAVVPVRVSDVDEIASVNDRVQLAHVEKLCRRQILERWMRAGVTMVDPDSTYIEADVEIEQDATLLPGTMLLGATKVKSFAEIGPNTRLRNTTVGEYTTVQYTVAVDSVIGDETHVGPFAYLRPGTVVGNRVKVGDFVEIKNSRLGDDTKVSHLAYVGDAQIGRRVNVGCGVITVNYDGEKKHRTVVGDDSFVGSNVNLIAPVTIGDGAYICAGSTVTEDVDDDGFVIGRPRQTTKPNYVRAWKTRKSQQTPSEGGEDRGH; this is translated from the coding sequence ATGGGTAAAAGCGCCATTGTGCTTGCGGCCGGCCACGGCACGCGGATGAAGTCGCGGACACACAAAGTGTTGCATCGTGTGTGTGGCAAGCCGATGATCGTTCACATTCTCGATACATTGGACAAAGTCGGGTTGGACCAGATTATCGTTGTTGTGGGGCAGCAGCGTGAGGCTGTCATGGAAACGATTGCGGGACGAGCCGATGTGGCCATTCAAGCGGAACAGTTGGGGACAGGTGATGCCGTTCGTGCAGCCCTTCCGCATTTGCGGGAGGATACGGATTCTGTAGTTGTGCTGTACGGTGACGCACCTTTAATTCAACCTGAAACCCTGCAGAGATTATTTGACACGCAGCGTTCAAATGGCGCTGCCGTCGCCGCCTTGACGGCTGAAGTGGATAATCCAACTGGGCTCGGTCGTGTGTTTTTGGACGACAACGGGCAAATTGTTCGCGTGGTTGAAGAAAAGGACGCGACGGAGGCCGAGCGGGCCAATCGGCTGATCAATACGGGCGTTTACGCGTATGAAGCGGATGCTTTACGAGCATCCGCCGCGCGACTCACCGCGGACAATGCTCAACAAGAGTTTTACTTGACTGACACCTTGGCGATTTTGAAAGGCGATAACAGGGCTGTTGTCCCTGTTCGGGTGTCCGATGTCGATGAAATAGCGAGCGTCAACGATCGCGTCCAGTTAGCTCACGTCGAAAAGCTTTGCCGTCGACAGATTCTCGAGCGTTGGATGCGCGCCGGTGTGACCATGGTGGATCCCGATAGTACGTATATTGAGGCGGACGTCGAGATCGAACAGGACGCCACGTTGCTCCCGGGCACGATGTTGCTCGGCGCGACAAAGGTCAAGTCGTTTGCGGAGATCGGTCCGAATACGCGCCTGAGGAACACGACGGTCGGTGAATATACGACGGTACAATACACCGTCGCTGTTGATAGTGTTATCGGTGACGAAACGCACGTTGGGCCGTTCGCGTATCTCCGTCCAGGGACGGTAGTCGGCAACCGCGTGAAAGTGGGTGACTTCGTTGAAATCAAGAACAGCCGTCTCGGTGATGATACGAAAGTCAGCCATCTGGCTTACGTGGGTGACGCGCAAATTGGACGCCGAGTCAACGTCGGGTGTGGTGTCATTACGGTAAACTATGATGGGGAGAAAAAACATCGGACGGTTGTTGGGGACGATAGCTTTGTCGGATCGAATGTCAATTTGATCGCGCCCGTGACGATTGGAGACGGGGCATACATTTGCGCAGGCTCCACTGTCACAGAGGATGTGGATGATGACGGTTTTGTCATCGGGCGTCCCCGTCAGACCACGAAGCCGAATTACGTACGTGCGTGGAAAACGCGAAAGTCGCAGCAAACACCATCGGAAGGCGGAGAAGATCGTGGCCATTGA
- a CDS encoding ribose-phosphate diphosphokinase, with product MAIDGDLKIVTGNANPALAQAIADYIGVSLTECQVNRFKDGEVQIKLGESVRGSNVFIIQPTSAPVNEHLMELLIMLDALKRASARAINVVIPYYGYARQDRKARARDPITAKLVANLLEKAGANRVICMDLHAGQIQGFFDIPLDHLIGMPILAEYFMDKQIENPVVVSPDMGGVTRARQFAERLGAPLAIIDKRRPAVNVAKVMNIIGDIEGKTAILIDDMIDTAGTITAGAQELLKRGAESVYACCIHPVLSGDGVERLQNSPIKEVVVTDTIALPEHKRIDKIRVLSVAELIAEAIIRVHTQRSISQLFD from the coding sequence GTGGCCATTGACGGCGATTTAAAAATCGTAACAGGCAATGCAAATCCTGCCCTTGCGCAGGCAATTGCGGATTACATCGGCGTGTCGTTGACGGAGTGTCAAGTCAATCGATTTAAAGATGGTGAGGTACAGATCAAGCTCGGGGAAAGCGTTCGCGGGAGCAATGTGTTCATCATTCAACCCACGAGTGCACCCGTCAATGAGCACTTGATGGAACTGCTCATCATGTTGGACGCCTTGAAGCGCGCGTCTGCCCGGGCAATCAACGTCGTCATTCCGTACTATGGGTATGCGCGGCAGGATCGAAAGGCGCGGGCACGCGATCCCATCACGGCTAAACTCGTCGCCAATTTGCTGGAAAAGGCTGGCGCCAATCGCGTGATCTGCATGGATCTGCACGCAGGTCAGATTCAAGGGTTCTTCGACATTCCGTTGGACCACCTCATTGGCATGCCGATTCTTGCGGAGTATTTCATGGACAAGCAGATCGAGAACCCGGTGGTCGTTTCGCCGGACATGGGCGGCGTGACGAGAGCCCGGCAGTTTGCAGAGCGGCTCGGCGCGCCTCTTGCCATCATTGATAAACGCCGACCCGCGGTCAATGTGGCCAAAGTGATGAACATCATCGGGGATATTGAAGGGAAGACGGCGATTCTCATCGACGACATGATCGATACCGCCGGCACTATTACGGCGGGGGCACAGGAATTACTGAAACGCGGTGCAGAGAGCGTATACGCGTGCTGCATTCATCCCGTGCTGTCCGGGGATGGTGTCGAGCGGCTACAGAATTCGCCCATCAAAGAGGTCGTCGTCACGGATACTATAGCGTTGCCCGAACACAAGCGGATCGACAAGATTCGTGTGCTGTCTGTGGCAGAACTCATCGCAGAGGCCATTATCCGGGTTCATACGCAGCGGTCCATCAGCCAGTTGTTCGACTGA
- the pth gene encoding aminoacyl-tRNA hydrolase → MIAIVGLGNPGPKYDATRHNVGFWAIDGLAKTLQVSVTKSKFQSLVAECRVDGESVLLVKPQTFMNLSGLAVAEVVNFYKLRPEDDVIVVYDDMDFRPGQLKLRAQGSAGGHNGIKSIIAQLGTEAFCRVRVGIGRPAPGLDVIGHVLGKFPKEELQKVEKAVEAAQEALMVSVKKGFAHAMNQFNQVSFS, encoded by the coding sequence GTGATAGCCATCGTTGGACTGGGCAATCCGGGCCCCAAGTATGATGCAACGAGACATAATGTCGGCTTTTGGGCTATCGATGGTCTGGCCAAAACGCTTCAGGTGTCGGTGACAAAATCGAAGTTTCAGTCACTTGTGGCTGAGTGCCGTGTCGATGGGGAATCAGTCCTCTTGGTCAAGCCGCAAACTTTTATGAACTTGAGTGGCTTGGCAGTCGCCGAAGTTGTAAACTTCTATAAGTTGCGTCCAGAGGACGACGTCATCGTTGTGTACGATGATATGGATTTTCGGCCGGGCCAGTTAAAGCTGCGGGCGCAAGGGAGTGCCGGAGGGCACAACGGTATCAAGTCCATCATCGCACAGCTTGGAACGGAGGCATTCTGCCGAGTGAGAGTAGGCATTGGCCGCCCCGCACCGGGATTGGATGTCATCGGTCACGTACTTGGCAAGTTTCCCAAAGAGGAATTGCAAAAAGTCGAAAAGGCCGTTGAGGCTGCGCAAGAAGCCCTGATGGTATCTGTCAAAAAAGGTTTTGCACATGCCATGAACCAATTTAATCAAGTATCATTTTCGTGA